A window of Anas acuta chromosome 5, bAnaAcu1.1, whole genome shotgun sequence genomic DNA:
CTCAGCTATGCTGCTTGAGGGGCAGGTGGAGTCTGGGAAGTGGGGACTCCCAAGGGTGGTGGAGGCTTGTGACTTCTTATGACTTCTGACACCAGGAGGATAGCTCCTACAGAAAAGGTCAGTGTCCTGGTAGCAGCTGTGGGGTAGGGAAATGTATCCAGTAAGGCAAGCAAGCTGGCTGCTTTTAAAGCAGTACTGTTATTCCTCATGTATTTTTCCCACTTATTTTTGTGGGGGCCAGAAGgacttctttctctcctttacTGATCTCCTTCAGATCCAACAACTGTTCTGTGTCCTTTGTTCTATGTAGTGCCTCTACTGTGTGCAAGTCAACATCTAACTATGCTATCtcttaaagaaatgaaattccTCTTTATTATTCGTACCTGTACGTACCTTAAGTTTCCCTCTGTCTCACTTCTCAGTATTGTCTCTGCCTTTGACTAGCCTGACTCAGAGGACTGCAAGATATTCTGGTTTCCATTGTTGAAAAGTAAATGATGTCAGGTACAAGTAACGTTTCATTGTCACCTAAACTTTGCACACAATAAACAGCTAATCTAGTCAGGAATTCACAAAGTAAACTAACGTATCTTTTCATATATGCAGATTATGTGAAAATTCTGTATAGCTTTTTATTGTCATACACTTCAAAAGCACTGAGACTTAGGATTTATTCTATGTTGTTTTGTGTCTGTATCTGAAGACACACCCTTCAAGAAAAGGATACAGCTTAGCATGGACCTTCCCTCAAACCctgagagggagaggggaacgCGGATGTGTGCTTcgtttctctccctctctgacTGTTTGGGGAACAATCACTAGGAAGAAGTTCCACGTTCCTTCACTTTGACAGCAGGATTCTGAAGCCCTGCATGCAAGACCTTTGACAGCAATTATTCTCTCCATATGCCAGTGCATATAGAAAACATAGCTGAGCTTGCTCTATAACTGGAGGTTGAGCTAGCATGCAAGCAAATCCAGTGTTTCAAGCATGCTAGATGCCTCTCTTCAGAAGTGGCTTACAGCTGCTGTCCAAAGAATAGCTACATGAGGTGAAACACAGTATACTAGGacacttctgtttttcccaAGGACTTGTTGGTTAAAGAcaatatgtaaagaaaaaaataacttactCATACTAATCAATTCTCAGTGAGTTTTTCCTCTGTGACATTATGCAGCTGCTAACAGAAGCTGTGTCAACCTTTAGTATTTGCAATGCCTTTTAGCAAAGACCTCCACTGTTTAACATCTGGATGAAAATCTGGTTATTTTGAACATGGTATGTTTGTTTCATTAGATGCTTTTCAGATTTGTGCTCAGAGATACTGCTTTGTCATCCACTATTCATTTTTGCTCATCAGTCATCTACTATTCGTTTTTGCTCATCGGTTGTTTTTTAGTAATTTCAAGTCTTTGGTCTTCCTTGTTATCCTTCTATGTAAATCTTCCAATTCTATGAAATTCTTTCTGAAACTTTGAGTAAGAACTTCATGCAATCTTCAGGATGTAAACACATCCTGCAGCTGTACAGAGGCATACTGATACACGTTTTGTTCcatatttcttatttgtaaGTAATTCTTAGTattgaatttgcttttttaaccACAGTTGAACAGCTATCTGACCTTTTCAAAGTATAAATATGATACTTTTCTAGAGTTTTCTAGAGCAATGAAATGACTATATAATTGTTCACGCCCCCCAACACAggtgtttttcatcttttgctgACATGTAGATATAGACATGCTGACAAGATATAAGCATGTTAATTCCAGTATTCTCTGGGTTATTAATCATTCTTTTTGTACTTCAACAAAAATGTTATCGTTGGGAAACAAGGAAAGTATCTATGTGAAGGAACCACGTATGGATATTGCTTACACAAAAACCTATGACTTTGTGTCAAACTTGGCTTATGAGCATAAGTAAAAACCTATGTATAGTATCTGACTAGGTGGAAGTTCATGATTTAACATGATGAAATATTGGGAAGACTTGTTTCATAAAGATAATGAATATGATCTAGAAGAAGGTGCCAGCTTTATCTCTGGCTGTATAACCAAGGTTAAATATAGTATTACAGTATCACCTCTATCTTCACATTGTCTTTTGGTTTCTGGAATGGAAAAATGATAGTGAAACCAGCATGCCTAAGATAAATGAACAAACTTATCTGGGGGGAAGGGGTAGCACAGCTCATGGAGACAAGGGGAGAGTGAGGGAGCATAGTCTATTTGAGGTAAAAGTTCTTTCctttagcagaaaaaaacttcagaGACTTTTAATATGTTCAGAAGAGATAAAGCAGTGTACTACCTGAAAGTCTTTCAACCCACAAGGGCAGAATATTAAGTTCTTAACACAGTGCCATAGCTGCAATTAGAGTCTAGAGATGCTCAGGTATGGCCTACAGATTGATATTTAGTGGAGGTTTATTAAACACAGGAAGGAATACCACAAGACACTTGCTCATCTGTTATATTATTTCAAGATTGCCAGTCAATCTGTGTTAGTTTAATTTCAGAATATAAGAGGGTCTGTTATAGGAACTACTGAATGAAAttctaaagatatttttctttaagagctCTGGTGAGCTTGTTGCAAATGTGGTCCAGCATGTAAAGGTGATAAGGAATACTAAACTATACGATACTCACTATCATTGTAACTTGTCCTTGTTCTTTCTCATTAGGAATGTGTTGTTGGGTACTGGTGCACTTTAAAGTCAGTGCTCTGAATATTGGATTGTTTATCTACTCAGTCCAATTCTATTAGTTCTTGCAAGCAGAGGACAATGGGTTTGCGCTTGTATAATGTATTATGTTTGTTTGGTCACAGTACGTGCACTTAAAAAATATTGGGATTGGTAAGAtctacagaaacatttaaaactgttctgctgagagaaataaatgctgaaaatgaagcTTAGCTTTGGAAATTATTAGAACTTATTACCTGAAAAATTTGGCCTGTAAAGAGCTAtgtaatttctgtatttttcttaagagATAAGTTTCTGGTGAGACTAGGTATTTAACAAAGAGGAGATTTACAACAGTAGTAGGGTCTTTACATCCCCTAGATCTGTCTCTTTTTGTACTGGATTAAATTGAGTCTAGGCAATACTTAGTAGGAAACACAAGATGATTATGCCACTATGAAAGTAGGTTGCCATTGGAATAATATATGACTACAACATTCtaatacaacaacaaaaaaagataatctAGTAAGGAAAtaacataaaggaaaatatcCTAATTCTACTAGAATGTTTCTTGTAACTTAAGCAGCTGACATCAAGGTTTGGATGTGTAACAGGGTGGGAAAACAAGGGCAATGCCCTCAAGTGAGAGTCCCATGATAACTGTCAGTGGCTCCAGGAGGATGTATATATGATCAGATACTCAAAGAAGTTACCTTAAGCAGAGTCCAGTAGGCTGGGTAGCATGGCTGATAACAAGAGGTGTTCACCAAAGCTCCCTTGCCCTACCCCTGGCTGTCAGAGCTTAGTGCTGGGCAGAATTCACATCTTCGGATCAAGGGTAATCTCTGTCTCAGGTACTGCATAGAAAAAAGCAGCTGCCTTTGGCACcaaatctcattttaattaatatttgtgtAGGTGTTGCGTACTGTTTGGGACATAACATTCCACTTTACTGACTGGCTTGGTCTGATGGTCTTCGCTCTGTTTGGAGTAGAGATGTGGACACATGAATATGATAGCCAAGAAAATTAGCTTCATCAGCATTTAGCTTTGTCCTTCTAGATAATCTATATTTGAGCCCATGTAATGTTTaacagaggaaaacagcagtGTGAGTAAAGCAGCCAGGAACAACACAACCTGTATGAGTGCAGAACCCTTCTGAATGCAATGTAAGTACCCAGATATCTTTACCTTAAATATTTTGGTGCAGCTATATGGCATTTAGCTAGTGAATCATGAAGCACATCTGCTTTCAAGGGTGAGACCTGGTTTCTAAGCACTCAAATAACAGCAGAATTTAATTTCAAGAAATATTGAATAGCAACTTGTAGGGGTATATTATAGCAGTTCCACAAGTACAACTCTGTTCTGAATATTTATCCAAAATAGTTCTTTCATATCTAGAATAAACCTGCTTCATtaacaagagagaaaatattcttaCTTCCCAACTGTCAGTCTAGCTTGTTATCCTTAGTGAGACTCCCTAAAGCTTACAATGAACCAAAACTCTGGTGGGCATGAGGCGTCTTATTTACACCAGTGTGGTCCAGACAGGATTCATAAAGCTAATTTTGCTATGCCAAGCTCCCCATAAGTCCTGATTTACTCAGATCTCACAGTAAATCTGCAGAAGGACAAGCTTTGTCCTTTTCACCCAAATCTGAGTGGACAGAATGCTGATGCAGGTTGGTTGAAATCCGAAGGAAAATCCTTCCTGCTTTTACTGAGCCTGTGTTTCTGGGTGCTTTAGCCACCAGTTGTAAGGTGATCATATAACTCATGCACTCTTCTTCCCAAAAGCTATTCCACTTTAAGTAAGATACTGGGTGAAGTCTGTTTGGAGTTGTTTTTCTATTCTTTAGTACAAATTTTAACTGGAATAGCTCTTGTCTCTTATTTGATAAAGTCAACTTTCTAGACACTATGAAGGACACTACAAAGCATACTTGCAGGTTCTTAGTCTAATAGGTAAGAATAGAAGTcatcagcaaacaaaaaattactACAGTTGTCAGAAATAACAAAGATACCACAACCCAGACTCTTTCCTGAATGACTCTAGCTGAGGTATTATGTGCCTTATGGAAACATGCTTCCCTGCTATACAATGTTTGGAGAGACAGGAGGGGCCAATCCCAGTGCAGTGGCCTCACcctctggctgtgctgggactgtACAAACAGGGAAAGCCATCTGAAAGGCATGTGTCTGTGGAGTGGTggtttaaaatactaaaataaagcaacatGTTCTGATCTAACCAGGTATTGAAGCAGAAAAACGTTACTTGCTCCCTTATAATTACTCACTTTTTATGTTAAAATGAGGCAGGATTGGGGGTGAAGGGGAGATGACACATGACTTTTGGCTGTTGCagtcttgtatttttttccattgacatAGCTTGCTGATTTGACATAAATATCATTCAGGCACTAATATGATAATCCTCAATTCTTTGAGGTAAACATAGAAGTAAGAGTAGCTCCCAATGTGTTACCTCACCATAAAATGGAGatgaaaaaacaaccaaccttttaatttctcttcctctgatttttctttaatactcCTGTGCTTTTCTCTCCACAAGCTTCCAGTAACAAAGGactcctgcagctggaggaaagcAGAACTGAAGTGGGCAGTACTGGATAGGAATTATAATCTACgatcagaagcagcagcatctcaaaACACTGCCATAGAAAAGGCGAAGATCAGGAGATTAACGCCAATTAACAAATAGCTGTTGAAGGTAGtagcagagagaaataaaagatgagATGTTGACTGACTGTTCTACAGGATCTGAAACCATTTCTTTGTCTCCTCAGTAGCTGCAAAGGATGATGAAGGCCACCCTCACGGTATCCTTTCTGGTGGCTGTGCTTTACCCTGCTGTTCACAGCATGATCCAGCCTGACCACCGTGATGATGAGCCCCAGGCAACTCACCTCCAGGAGCGGCATTCCCATGAGGGAGATCCTCTTGGGTTCTGCCAACGGATAGTCCCCAGCAACACGGACTTTGCCTTCAGGTTTTACAGGCAAGCGTCTGCCCAGGCACCTGgcaagaacattttcttctccccagtCAGTGTGTCTGCTGCCTTTGCCCTGCTGGCCCTGGGCTCCAGAGCTGCAAGCCGGGTTCaggtgctggaggggctggcCTTTAATCTCACCAGCACCCGGGAGGAGGAGATACATGATGGCTTTCGTCATCTCCTCTCCTTGCTGAACcgtcctggcagtcaggtgcAGCTGAGCATGGGGAACACCCTGTTCATAGATGAACACTTGAAGCcgctgaaaacatttctgaaggatATCCAAAAAACATACaagggaaaaattatttctagtAACTTCCAGAATTCAACTGAAGCTAAGAAAGTGATCAATGATCACATAAAGAACCAAACTCATGGGAAGATAAATCAAATGCTTACAGACCTTGATCCAAACTCTCTAATGGTACttgttaattatatttatttcaaaggtaAGTTATACAGATGTTACTGCAATACTTCAGTTTGGCCTGGACTGAACCAAATATCCCAGATTAATTCTGAATTATTCTTAAAAGAAAGGGCAGTGTTAAGACTAGGCTATTATAAGAAACATTGAAAGTTCTCATTCGTTGAAACTTTCTAAATCcaatttttttctaagcttGCAGACACAAAAGTTCACTCTGCAATTTTCAAGTTTTATGGAATTGTCAGACTGCAAGAGATTTATGCAgttttatttagatttattatttattcagattTATTATGATTTATAATAGAgatttattatattaattttttctaCCAGACTTCCTAGACTTTCTActtatttcaaaaattattctgctattttttttacatgctgtatgaagtagaaaaataaaatccgaGGAAGTTATCAAAAATTGCCAAACACTTTAATTTACAGTCCATATCTGTTTGTGTACATACCTATGGAGCTGGGCTCTAAATGACAGCTTGTCATCCCATTTTATTTATagatacacatacatacaccaAGAGGTACTTGAGAATGTACTGATTTGTCAATGATTAAATTACTCTTAAACATTATGTCAATTTATAGCAGCATGCAGGACATAAATTGAATTTACCACCCAGAAGGCAATGTTAGAAAATAGAAGAGCATTCAGTAAAATAGATTTTACTTCATGTACTCTGTTAAATCTAGGTACCCTAGTCTCAAGTGCACTAGCCTGAGGTTTTTCTTTATGATGGGACAGACAAAAGATCAAACTTAGAAAATAACCAGAGTACAAcaatgtttacattttattacttatttttcaattttagttctattcagtactttaaaaaaaaaaaaaatgtgatccCTGCATTGGAGGTTAAAGCCCTGGAAACTCACTTAGTTGATCATAACTCCACTACAGTAAACAATCAACATATTATGATATGGCCCAAAAGTTCAGGTTCTTGCGTATaagcttttcctttgtgctACAAGATGAAGAACAGATGAAAAAGCATGGAAGGAGATCAATGTACTaccttttaaaaaggaaaaaggtagTCATCTGCTGTGGAACTTGCTTTATAAGCAAAATTATTGTAAAGAAACTCATTAGTTTCTTGTCAACCATcaattttctcaaataaaagtTTATGATGAAGTTACTGTTAATTTATTTGACTTAGAAAAGGTATTGTATGAGTCCATGTGAACTTTAACCTGGGATATTTGACCATTGAACACATTACGGCAAAGATCTTGAATGAATTTTGAATGCCTCTGATCTTTGAGTATGAGTGTAAATCTTCATATATGGATTTATCTGTTGTAAATTAGTCTGGACTATACTAATATATCCTACTTAGAATACAattacatgtttatttttttctctcttggttTTAAGCCTACTGGGAAAATCCTTTCAATGTGAAGGGGACTCGCAAGGATTATTTCTATGTGAATGCAAAGACCTCAGTTGAAGTGAAGATGATGACTCGAGATAgcttttataaaatgtattctGACAAGATGCTGTCTTGCAAGGTGGTGCAGATTCCTTACAAGGGAGATGTTGCAGCGTTGTTTGTCCTGcctaatgaaggaaaaatgaaatggttgGAGAACACCTTGACAAAAGAAACTGTGTCTAAATgggaaaaattacttgaaagACGGTAAATTCTAATTTGATGCTTCACAGTAGTCAGAATCTGAAGTCTAAATACTATAATCAAGTTTTACAGTTATTAATTCAGGTGCTCATTGAAGAATTATGTATGGGACAGATATAAAGGAACAGATCGAATGACTTTTATTTGATACACTTAGCAACAATTGGaatcagcatagccttttgaTGAGGGAAGAGCTCTGTGACCTGGGAAATTCACTTTCTTCTCATGCATTTTTAGTTAATCTTAAGTTTCTCCACTTCTTTTCTCTCAAATCCAATGTGTTAATATCAGTAACATAGCAATATAACATAGCAATAAGATCCCTCAGGAAATGGGGTGtgatttacaaaagaaaaaccttcagGGCTAGAAAACTAATGCAAATGCATCCACTAACATGCTGGCACCACTGCTGCTTGTTGTCCATTCAAGTGGTAGTTGTGGGATTAAAAATCCCATCTTTCTCCTACCACATTTTCCTATCCTCCAGACCATTGTCTTGCTATTTTGTATAAATCTGAAGACTGGCTTCTTAGCACAAAAGAATAACCAACAAGTTGGGAGAGTTCAAGATATACTTTGGTTGCAATAACTaccataattttcttttaaattaacagGAGGGTAGAAGTGTATATTCCAAAGCTATCTATTTCTGGTACCTAtgacttaaagaaaatgttcatgAATCTGGGTGTAACAGATGTGTTTTCTGACTGGGCTGATCTGTCTGGAATAACAGGAAAGCCTGATCTGAAGATTTCAAGAGTAAGTCTATCAACAGAAATGATGGTCTGTGGATTCCTTGATAACCATTTATCTTTAAGTCATGTTGTGAAATGTTTCTTATCACTGGAAATGGTTGGCATTTTGTGAACTAGAACACTTTAGCTAGTACAGTAAGTTCTCTGAGGTTTGTACAAGATCTGGAGATAAGAGTACTGTCTTCCTTCTGACAAGCTGAGACTCGTGGCCAAGCTTGGAAGAGGTATATCACTTGTCCCAGGAACAAAATACAGCCTAGCTTCTGCATGTGAAAGGAGCCTCCATGGATACCTGTTGGGGGTGCTTTGCATGAATGTACTTAGCAGGAAAAATAACCCTTATTTATAATGTGTGCATTCTCTaatttaaaggattttaaaaccttttccaTAGAAGACAATGACAAGTGCTAATCACATAAGATGGACCAGATTTGAGGAAAGCATCCCACTTCCTGGGAGGAAAAGATAATGTGAAGAGATGTAATTATTGCTTTCATAATGGCTGTTAAATTGTTAACAACATAGTATTATGGGGTTAGAGAAACAAAGCTTAGTACCAACAATTTGATATGAAGATTGATTTTTCTACTGCGGTAGAAACTGTGGTGAGGAATACTGAATGGGAAAATACTTGCTCATTAAGACAACGTTGCTGAACAACTTCTATGGGATGCAATTGTGTTGTTCATGACCTATCAGCAATTCTGTGAAAGGCAATAGCTCAATTAACTTAGTGCTAATTTTAGTCATTCCACACCTGTCCTGTATGTATGCTAAttcttgctgtgttttattGTAGGCTATGCACAAGTCACTGCTGAATATTCATGAAAATGgcacagaggctgcagcagtcACTGGCACAGACTTTGCTCCTCATTCTGTTCctcctgttttaaaattcaatcgtccatttttgttgttgattgttGATCAATATACTCAAAGCATCCTCTTCATGGGAAAAATTGTGAACCCTAATGAAAAATGAGTGGTCCATAGCATGTCTTTTTGATTTAACTGCATTCTTGATGCATTTATAGTCTGCAATTAAAACCATATCAAAGCTGTTAcgaacattgtttttttttccaaaaaaaatgatTGAGGCAAGAATACAGTCAGTATTAAAATTGTTGTTCTTACTCCCTTTTCCAGTAGAAAATAATTACCAAGATATACTTATTAGTGAATTATGAAAAAGTGTATATACTAGTCTTCTAATGGCCACTATATGTTATCTTTGAAAGATAAGAGAAACAGTTTAAATCCTTTTTAGTAAATAATGAATGAACAAACAGGCTGCTCCTGAGTAGTGAGTGGGAAGCaaggaaaatgttaatgttttctCCAGCTGCCTCCAACTCTTATGTGGTCTTGGAGAGATGATGTgagaaattaacatttaaatgcaGTCCACCCAGGGATGTCTTAGGCTTTCTCTTCCGTGTGGATGTCTTTTATGGAAAACCATTAgaatagaataatagaatatcatgagttggaagagacccacaagaATCATTGGGTCAAACTCCTGACTTCtcattggaccatccaaaaattaaaacatattggAGTGCACTGTCCAACCACTTCTTGAAttctggcaggcttggtgctgtgaccgcttccctgggcagcctgttctaccaccaccctctcagtgcagaaccttttcctagCACACAGCCtcacc
This region includes:
- the LOC137856948 gene encoding alpha-1-antitrypsin-like, translated to MMKATLTVSFLVAVLYPAVHSMIQPDHRDDEPQATHLQERHSHEGDPLGFCQRIVPSNTDFAFRFYRQASAQAPGKNIFFSPVSVSAAFALLALGSRAASRVQVLEGLAFNLTSTREEEIHDGFRHLLSLLNRPGSQVQLSMGNTLFIDEHLKPLKTFLKDIQKTYKGKIISSNFQNSTEAKKVINDHIKNQTHGKINQMLTDLDPNSLMVLVNYIYFKAYWENPFNVKGTRKDYFYVNAKTSVEVKMMTRDSFYKMYSDKMLSCKVVQIPYKGDVAALFVLPNEGKMKWLENTLTKETVSKWEKLLERRRVEVYIPKLSISGTYDLKKMFMNLGVTDVFSDWADLSGITGKPDLKISRAMHKSLLNIHENGTEAAAVTGTDFAPHSVPPVLKFNRPFLLLIVDQYTQSILFMGKIVNPNEK